Within the Nocardioides humi genome, the region GGCGGCCTCGAGGACCTCGACGCCGAGATCGGCCCGGCGCTCGCGGCCGACGACCTCCGAGCCGCCGCCCGCGCGTACCTCTCCTTCGCCCGCACCCGGCCGGAGATGTTCGCCCTGATCAGCCGGCACGACCTGCTCGAGGGCGCGGGCGGGAACCTGCGCGAGATCACCGGCCGCTGGTTCGCCGACCTCGGCGCCCTGCTCGCCCGCACGACCGGCCGCACGCCGCGCCCGGAGGAGTGCCTCGCGCTCTGGTCGGGGGTGCACGGCCTCGCCGCGCTCACCAGCCGCCGCGCCACCGAGCCGACCGGGATCGACCCGACCCGAGCGCTCGACGTACTGCTGGAGAAGCACGGCACCCCGGCTCCGAGGAGCCGGGGTGCCGCGAGGAGCCGCTGAAGACTCAGGCGTTGTCGAGGGCCTGGGCGACGCGGCGGTGTGCTTCCCAGATCTCCTCGGGCAGCCCGTCGAACTGCGCGAGGTGCTTCTCGCGGAAGCCCATCTCCTGCTGCCAGCGCTCGACGTCGATGGCCAGGACCGTGTCGAGGTCGGCCAGGGTCTGCTCGTCCAGGCCCTCGAGGTTGAGCTCCTCACGCTTCGGCAGCACCCCGACCGGGGTCTGCACACCCTCGACCTCGCCGCCCAGGAACTGCATGAGCCAGTTCAACGGCCGCAGGTTCTCCCGATACCCCGGCCACAGGAAGCGGCCATCCTCACCACGCTGGAACCAGTTCACGTGCGCGAAGATCGGCTTCGTCGTGGCGCGGCCGATCACCTCGAGCCAGTGCGCGGCATAGTCGGCCTCGGAGTACGACATGAACGGACGCATCGACATCGGGTCATAACGCAGCACACCCTCGAGGCCGTCGGCCGCGGCGGTCGCCTCCGCACCCAGGGTCAGGCCGTCGTACACACCCTCGGCGACGTCGGAGATCGCGCGGATCAACGGCTCACGATCGCGGGTACGGCCACCGAAGATGATCCCGTGGATCTCCACACCGGCCGGGTCCTCGAAGTCCTTCGCGACGTTCGGGACATTCGCCAACGTGGTCGTGAACCGCGAGTTGGGGTGCGCCCACGGGTCCTCGGCGTTCTCCGGAGCCCGCTCGGCGATCACCTCGCCCTTCCAGTCCTCCCAACCATCCAGATCCGCCGGCTTGTCGCCGCGACCCTCCCACCAGACCTCCTGGGTCTTGGGGTTGTAGGCCACGTTGGTGAAGATCGCACCCGTACCCTCAACGATCGAGTCGATCGCGGTCGGGTTGGTCTTCTCGTTGGTGTCCTTCGCAACACCGAAGACACCGTTCTCCGGGTTCATCCCGTACAGCTTGCCGTCCTCACCCACCCAGATCCACGCGATGTCGTCGCCGTAGAACTCCACGTAGTAGCGCTCACCGAGCGCGTCGGGGGCCAGCGTCATCGCAAGGTTCGTCTTGCCCGAGGCCGACGGGAACCCACCGCAGATGTTGTACTTCGCCCCGGTCTCCTTGTCGGTGATACCGAGCAGCATGAACTGCTCCACCAGAAAACCGTTCTTCCACCCGTCGTAGGCGCCCTGGCGCAGACCATGGGCGATCTTGCCCAACAGCGCGTTGCCGCCGTAGGAGGAGCCGAAGTGCAAGATCGTGCGCTCGTCGGCCACCGTCACGAAGTACCGCTTGTCCTCAGGCGTGCCCTGGCCGAGGTTCTCCAGATCGCCGGTCACGTGCACGGCCTTGACGAAGGACTCGCCCAGATCGTTGACGAACTCCACACCGACCCGCGACATACGGATCATCTGCAGCACCACATTGCGGTTGTCGGTCAGCTCCACACCCGCGGCGAACCTCTCCAACGGCGAGCCCTTCGGCGCCATCAGATACGGGATCACGTACATCGTCTTGCCCACCGACGCACCCGTCATCAACTCCACCAGCTTCGGCTTCATCTCCGCAGCAGGCTTCCAGTTGTTGTACACACCCCTGTCGTTCTCGTCACTGGTGGCGACGATGGTGCGCTCCTCAGCACGCGCGGTGTCCTTGAAATACGAACGCGAGTAGTAACGACCCTCGCCGGCGGGAAACAGCTCACCCGCGTCCAGTGCCTCCTGGACCAGACGCGCGTCATCAGCCGCGGACACGACCTCGACACGCTCTGCTCCGGTGATGTTGGCCCAGTGTGCGACGTACTCACGAACGTGCGGGTTGGTCAGCCCCGCCTCGTCGAGCGTCCGCTCCACATCAACCATCTGTATTCGCCAGCCTTTCGGTCCTTGTCAAGGTGTGGGCACGCTACCCCACAGCCCACCCGGTTTTTTCCGGGGTTCGAATCGTGTGATCCGTGGACACCGTCGTCCGCGTGACAGTCACCATGACACCCGTTTTGCGCTGACGCACATCGGCGCAGATTGGATCGATCGAATGTCAGTCGACGGCGGCGAGGAGGTCGCGAACCCGCCGCAACCGGCGGAAGTACGTCGCCCGGCTGAGGTACGTCGACCGCATCACCGACTCGTGCGTGGCCCCGGCGGTGAGGTACCGGCGGACCACGAGATCGTGCAGCGCGGGCTCGGCCGCGAGCACGTCGTCCACGCGCGAGCGGACCCAGGCGCGCACCTGCTCGCCGGCGGTCGGGAAGGTCTCGAGCGCCGCCAGCAGCCGGTCGCCGCCGGGCGCGGCCGGACGGCCCTGCTCGGCGACCACCGCGGCATAGAGCAGGCCGGCGAGACCGCCGGGACCGACGTCGGCGACCCAGGTCGTGACGGGGACGCCGTCGACCTCGCGGCGCAGATCCGGGACCTCGGCGTACCCGTAGGCCTCCAGGACCGCGCGCTCCTCGGGCAGGTCGCCGACGAGGTTGGCGTGGTCGCTGCGCGGGTTGCCGACGCCGCACTGCGCGAGGCCGGCCGCATTGCGCAGCCACGCGACCTCGGGCTCGCCGACGTCGTCGAAGGTGAGCTGGACGGCGCTCAGCACCGCGCGCTCGGCGCAGCCCTGCCGGCGGGCATGCTCGACGACGGGCGCGACCAGTCGCGCTCGGGCACCGCCGACCGCCCCGGCCGGCTCCAGCGCCAGCGCGGCGACCACGGCGACCGGCCGGCCGTCGGCCCGGCGGACCACCCGCGCACCCTCGCCCAGCCACGGCGCGACCACCGCCCACACGGCGGGGTACCGGCGCTCCAGCGCCTGGCGTACGACGTCCGCGTCGCCCGCGCGCCAGCGGTCGGCGTAGTGGCGGGTGAGTGTGGTCGGACCCAGGCCCGCGCGCAGTCCGGGGTCGCGGACCAGCGCCGCCAGCCGCGGCAGCGCGCCGGACTCCCCCGCGGCCGCGCGAGCGTGCTCGTGGGCGGCGACCCGCAGCACCGTCGCGGCCGCGCGCTCGGGCTCCTCGGCCCACAGCCGCTCGGCGAGCAGGCCCGCGAGCGAGGGGTGCAGCACCAGCCGGTTGCCGACGGGCTCGACGACGCGGGTCTCCCGCAGCGCCTCCCCCAGTTCCGCGGCCCGTCCGCGAACAGGTCGGCCAGCAGCGGCGCGTCCACGCCGGCCGCCAGGACGAGCACGGCGAGCAGGTCGGGATCCAGCAGGTCCAGCGCGGCGTCGGCCAGGTGGGCGGCGAGCTCCTCCCCGGTCTCGCGGGCGAGCACGGCGCCGTCGTCCCGGCCGGCGTCGCCGCGACCCACGGACACCGCCCACGCGCGAGCACCGAGGACCAGTGCGAGCGGCAGCCCGCCGGCCTGCGCGGCGAGAGCGGTGCGGGCGGCGGGGTCGGCGACGCCGTACCTCCGGAGGAGGGCGTCGGCCTCCTCCGGCTCCAGGGCGCCCATCCGGACGTGCAGAGCCAGCGCGGCCAGCGGCTCGGGCAGCCACCGCGGCGGCAGCATCCGGCCGCCGACGACCAGGCGGGTGTCCTCCGGCAGCCCGGCCACCGCGGCGCCGACCGCGCCGAGCGCGGGTCCGAGGGCGTCGATCTCGTCGACCACGACCACCTGTGCGCGGCCGTCGATCCGGTCGAGGGCGGCCAGGACGTCGTCGGCGCGGGCGTCGAGGACGACGGCCCGCCGCCCGGCTCGCTCCGCCCGGCGCCCGGCCTCGCGCAGCGCGGCGCTCTTCCCCACGCCGCCCCGGCCGGTCACCGCGAGCACCCGCGCGGACCCGGCGGGATCGAGCAGCAGGTCCAGCCGCCGGCCCAGGCCCGCCGGGCAGGCGTAGCGGTCGGCGTCCAGGCCCTCGGCGTAGGTCGCCAGGGTCGGCGGGTCGGGAGACCCCGGGCGGAGCTGGACGATCCCCATGGCTGCTCCTCGTGGTCAGGCCGCCACCAGGGTAGAGCCAGTGTTGACGAGTGG harbors:
- a CDS encoding phosphoenolpyruvate carboxykinase (GTP) is translated as MVDVERTLDEAGLTNPHVREYVAHWANITGAERVEVVSAADDARLVQEALDAGELFPAGEGRYYSRSYFKDTARAEERTIVATSDENDRGVYNNWKPAAEMKPKLVELMTGASVGKTMYVIPYLMAPKGSPLERFAAGVELTDNRNVVLQMIRMSRVGVEFVNDLGESFVKAVHVTGDLENLGQGTPEDKRYFVTVADERTILHFGSSYGGNALLGKIAHGLRQGAYDGWKNGFLVEQFMLLGITDKETGAKYNICGGFPSASGKTNLAMTLAPDALGERYYVEFYGDDIAWIWVGEDGKLYGMNPENGVFGVAKDTNEKTNPTAIDSIVEGTGAIFTNVAYNPKTQEVWWEGRGDKPADLDGWEDWKGEVIAERAPENAEDPWAHPNSRFTTTLANVPNVAKDFEDPAGVEIHGIIFGGRTRDREPLIRAISDVAEGVYDGLTLGAEATAAADGLEGVLRYDPMSMRPFMSYSEADYAAHWLEVIGRATTKPIFAHVNWFQRGEDGRFLWPGYRENLRPLNWLMQFLGGEVEGVQTPVGVLPKREELNLEGLDEQTLADLDTVLAIDVERWQQEMGFREKHLAQFDGLPEEIWEAHRRVAQALDNA
- a CDS encoding TetR/AcrR family transcriptional regulator — translated: MSARDHLVTVGTRLLEEHGLAGISLRSIANAAGVSHGAPRRYFPTYQALLAAVARGGLEDLDAEIGPALAADDLRAAARAYLSFARTRPEMFALISRHDLLEGAGGNLREITGRWFADLGALLARTTGRTPRPEECLALWSGVHGLAALTSRRATEPTGIDPTRALDVLLEKHGTPAPRSRGAARSR